A genomic window from Cryobacterium sp. SO2 includes:
- a CDS encoding PrsW family intramembrane metalloprotease — MTLDPTGRSIAVPAQDAPIQSPVWSAPVRRTRLSTVVWASVGIVVAALAVILVLVYLSTFLGAGALLVCLLLALVPLTLVILAVRWIDRWEPEPRPALWFAFLWGAGVSIVTALVFDLGVQIVVATSGTARPAGDFLTAVVQAPLVEESAKGFGLLLLFWVIRGQFNGPIDGVVYAAMIAAGFAFSENIQYFGVAMLDGGIATLGVTFLLRGVLSPFAHVLFTACTGLAVGLAARRATGSRYIGTVLIGLAAAVLLHAVWNGAFYFLTTDASLVGYYFLVQFPMFLGAIITMVMLRRQEERLTVQRLGDYAAVGWFTAAEVDMLATPRGRRQARAWAHAQPPARRMAMNRFIVDATRLASVRQRLVSAQAHPSRSTAESHRTEPSADQAEEARLLGLLMADRAEVIG, encoded by the coding sequence ATGACCCTCGACCCGACAGGCCGATCCATCGCCGTACCCGCGCAGGACGCACCCATTCAGAGCCCGGTCTGGAGTGCGCCGGTGCGGCGCACCAGGCTGAGCACCGTCGTCTGGGCGAGTGTGGGAATCGTGGTCGCCGCCCTGGCGGTGATCCTGGTGCTGGTCTACCTGTCCACGTTCCTCGGAGCCGGCGCACTGCTGGTCTGCCTGCTGCTGGCGCTGGTGCCGCTCACCCTGGTGATTCTGGCCGTGCGCTGGATCGACCGGTGGGAGCCGGAGCCGCGCCCCGCCCTGTGGTTCGCGTTCCTCTGGGGCGCTGGTGTGTCGATTGTGACCGCTCTGGTGTTCGATCTCGGGGTGCAGATCGTGGTCGCCACCAGCGGCACCGCCCGCCCGGCCGGGGATTTCCTGACCGCCGTGGTGCAGGCGCCGCTGGTGGAGGAGTCCGCCAAGGGCTTCGGCCTCCTGCTGCTGTTCTGGGTCATCCGCGGCCAGTTCAACGGCCCCATCGACGGGGTGGTCTATGCGGCCATGATCGCCGCGGGCTTCGCATTCTCGGAGAACATCCAGTACTTCGGCGTGGCCATGCTCGACGGCGGGATCGCCACGCTCGGCGTCACTTTCCTGCTGCGCGGGGTGCTCTCCCCGTTCGCGCACGTTCTGTTCACGGCCTGCACCGGCTTGGCGGTCGGCCTGGCCGCACGACGGGCCACCGGATCGCGCTACATCGGCACTGTGCTCATCGGGCTCGCCGCGGCCGTGCTGCTGCACGCAGTGTGGAACGGCGCGTTCTACTTCCTCACCACGGATGCGTCGCTAGTGGGCTACTACTTCCTTGTCCAGTTCCCGATGTTCCTCGGCGCGATCATCACCATGGTGATGCTGCGACGTCAGGAGGAGAGACTCACCGTGCAACGGCTCGGCGACTACGCTGCCGTCGGCTGGTTCACCGCCGCGGAGGTGGACATGCTGGCCACACCGCGCGGCCGGCGCCAGGCCCGCGCCTGGGCGCACGCCCAGCCGCCGGCCCGCCGGATGGCCATGAACCGCTTCATCGTGGATGCGACGAGGCTGGCCTCGGTGCGGCAACGCCTCGTGAGCGCTCAGGCGCATCCGTCACGCTCGACCGCCGAATCGCACCGGACGGAGCCGTCGGCCGACCAGGCTGAAGAGGCCAGGCTGCTGGGCCTGCTGATGGCCGACAGGGCCGAAGTCATCGGCTGA
- a CDS encoding FKBP-type peptidyl-prolyl cis-trans isomerase, with the protein MTDLNNKPELDFPEGPAPEQLDIVDIVVGDGAEATAGATVDVHYLGVEYDTGEEFDSSWNRGQSINFPLGSLIAGWQQGIPGMKVGGRRKLTVPPHLAYGPAGSGHRLSGKTLIFVIDLLGVS; encoded by the coding sequence ATGACTGATTTGAACAACAAGCCAGAACTCGACTTCCCGGAGGGCCCCGCGCCCGAACAGCTCGACATCGTCGACATCGTGGTGGGCGACGGGGCAGAGGCCACCGCCGGCGCCACCGTCGACGTGCACTACCTCGGTGTCGAGTACGACACCGGCGAAGAATTCGACTCCTCCTGGAACCGAGGCCAGTCGATCAACTTCCCGCTTGGCTCCCTCATTGCCGGCTGGCAGCAGGGCATCCCCGGTATGAAGGTGGGCGGTCGACGCAAGCTCACCGTGCCCCCGCACCTGGCCTACGGCCCCGCCGGCTCCGGTCACCGCCTCTCCGGCAAGACCCTGATCTTCGTGATCGACCTGCTCGGCGTCAGCTAG
- a CDS encoding pyridoxamine 5'-phosphate oxidase family protein, which produces MDINDPDPVRILSTNDCWELLLSSSFGRLAASVADDIEIFPLNFVAADQRLLFRTAEGTKLLALTVNNKVALETDDIGRADAWSVVVKGIARVLDTQAEIDAANALPLRPLVPTLKYIWVEITPTEITGRRFALEPEPERY; this is translated from the coding sequence ATGGACATCAACGACCCTGATCCGGTCCGCATTCTGAGCACAAACGACTGCTGGGAACTGCTGCTCTCCTCGAGCTTCGGCCGTCTGGCGGCCAGTGTCGCCGACGACATCGAGATCTTCCCGCTCAACTTCGTCGCCGCAGACCAGCGCCTGCTGTTCCGCACGGCGGAGGGCACCAAACTGCTCGCGCTGACGGTGAACAACAAGGTCGCACTGGAGACCGACGACATCGGGCGGGCCGATGCCTGGAGCGTTGTCGTCAAGGGAATCGCCCGGGTGCTGGACACGCAGGCGGAGATCGACGCAGCCAACGCGCTTCCGTTGCGCCCGCTGGTGCCCACCCTCAAGTACATCTGGGTGGAGATCACCCCCACCGAGATCACCGGTCGCCGGTTCGCGCTCGAACCCGAGCCGGAAAGGTACTAG
- a CDS encoding LPXTG cell wall anchor domain-containing protein, whose product MATARSTDSFIPDIGGGAEPTHLSERPRHGCSAALLRRGLAATFGLVIVAAAILGTTQAPASAAAVPGNVNQCNGIQNAGGQAVECDVTVTNYLDVATGVSSSVIVVRTCTGAANTALTCTTLPVNFPTATTVVDQCNASGQGGGATVTCRVQVVNNITGNATTSPATVNQCVGSGAGGGTQPTLNCDPVQSTTNATITQCNGAANGGGGTQRVTCVVRPSTQTTALPVTINQCNNGNVTAPGSYVTCTASLTNRILPASVTTPTATPTPTATSTPIPTSTSTPSPTPSGTPTGTPVPTPSGTPTPTPGTPGTPGTPGTPGTPTPSDGPTPTPTDTSSPALPVTPTSTPTPTSTSPVSPLLPVAGGGGGSGAGGDNAAALAETGADAQPVFLIAGAALLLGGILLAVTMVRRRTHTATQDQAPKV is encoded by the coding sequence ATGGCTACGGCACGATCGACCGATTCTTTCATTCCCGACATCGGCGGTGGCGCCGAACCGACACACCTCAGTGAGCGACCGCGACACGGATGCTCAGCGGCCCTCTTGCGTCGCGGCCTCGCGGCCACGTTCGGCCTCGTGATCGTCGCGGCCGCCATTCTCGGCACCACGCAGGCACCGGCCTCCGCCGCCGCCGTTCCCGGCAACGTCAACCAGTGCAACGGCATCCAGAACGCCGGCGGCCAGGCCGTGGAGTGCGACGTCACCGTCACGAACTACCTGGATGTCGCCACCGGCGTCTCCAGCTCCGTCATCGTCGTGCGCACCTGCACCGGCGCCGCGAACACCGCGCTGACCTGCACCACCCTGCCGGTCAACTTCCCCACCGCCACGACCGTGGTCGACCAGTGCAACGCCTCCGGCCAGGGCGGCGGCGCAACCGTCACCTGCCGGGTACAGGTGGTCAACAACATCACCGGCAACGCCACCACCAGCCCCGCCACGGTCAACCAGTGCGTGGGTTCCGGGGCCGGCGGCGGCACCCAGCCGACCCTCAACTGCGACCCTGTGCAGTCGACCACGAACGCCACCATCACCCAGTGCAACGGCGCAGCGAACGGCGGCGGCGGCACGCAGCGCGTGACCTGCGTCGTGCGTCCGTCCACCCAGACCACAGCCCTGCCCGTGACGATCAACCAGTGCAACAACGGCAACGTCACCGCGCCCGGCTCCTACGTGACCTGCACGGCGTCGCTCACCAACCGAATCCTGCCGGCCTCGGTGACGACACCCACCGCGACGCCGACCCCGACCGCGACCTCGACTCCAATCCCCACGTCGACGAGCACCCCGTCGCCCACACCCAGTGGCACCCCGACGGGCACGCCGGTTCCCACGCCGTCCGGCACGCCGACCCCGACACCCGGCACGCCCGGCACCCCCGGCACGCCCGGCACGCCCGGCACGCCGACGCCGTCTGACGGCCCGACGCCCACCCCCACGGACACCTCGTCGCCGGCCCTGCCGGTGACTCCCACCTCGACCCCGACACCCACCTCGACCAGCCCCGTGAGCCCGCTGCTCCCGGTTGCCGGTGGCGGCGGCGGTTCCGGTGCCGGCGGCGACAACGCGGCGGCACTGGCCGAGACCGGCGCGGATGCCCAGCCCGTGTTCCTGATCGCCGGCGCGGCCCTTCTGCTCGGCGGAATCCTCCTCGCCGTGACGATGGTCCGCCGACGCACCCACACCGCGACCCAGGACCAGGCCCCCAAGGTCTGA
- a CDS encoding cobalamin-independent methionine synthase II family protein — protein sequence MTTANRIPTTHAGSLPRTAALLDANDARQDAAAGRLTLDSPAGFQPLLEGAVVDLVQRQVDTGLTLPGDGEFGKAMSSAVDYGAWWSYSFQRLSGLELVPGGPFAGAPVRSSPGNVQLTTFPDRRDWTLFADAYGDPKSGISVGDRAPAFPTATGTVSYTGQDAIASDIAHLKTGLAAAGAQQGFITALSPGSASRIGNEFYATEEEFIWAMADALREEYRAVIDAGLILQIDDPSIAENWDQINPAPSVEDYLAFTRIRVEALNHALRGLPEEQIRFHLCWGSWHGPHTTDLEFRYLVETMLEINAGSYSFEGANARHEHEWRIWEDVTLPDGKQIVPGVIGHATNVVEHPELVADRIERFANVVGRENVIASTDCGLGGRIHPQIAWAKLDALVAGAELATTRLWARNGVTIP from the coding sequence ATGACCACCGCGAACCGCATCCCCACCACCCACGCCGGCAGCCTTCCGAGAACGGCCGCGTTGCTCGACGCCAACGACGCCCGTCAGGACGCCGCCGCCGGACGCCTCACCCTCGACAGCCCGGCCGGCTTCCAGCCGTTGCTCGAAGGCGCCGTGGTCGACCTGGTGCAGCGCCAGGTCGACACCGGCCTCACCCTTCCCGGTGACGGCGAGTTCGGCAAGGCCATGTCCAGCGCCGTCGACTACGGCGCCTGGTGGTCATATTCCTTCCAGCGCCTCAGCGGCCTCGAGCTGGTTCCCGGCGGACCGTTCGCCGGCGCTCCCGTGCGCTCCAGCCCGGGCAACGTGCAGCTCACCACCTTCCCCGACCGCCGAGACTGGACCCTGTTCGCCGATGCCTACGGTGATCCGAAGAGCGGCATTTCGGTGGGTGACCGGGCGCCGGCCTTCCCCACGGCCACCGGCACGGTCAGCTACACGGGCCAGGATGCCATCGCCTCCGACATCGCCCACCTCAAGACCGGCCTGGCCGCGGCCGGCGCGCAGCAGGGCTTCATCACCGCGCTCTCCCCCGGCAGCGCCTCGCGCATCGGCAACGAGTTCTACGCCACCGAGGAGGAGTTCATCTGGGCGATGGCCGACGCGCTGCGCGAGGAGTACCGGGCCGTCATCGACGCCGGACTGATCCTGCAGATCGACGACCCGTCGATCGCCGAGAACTGGGACCAGATCAACCCGGCCCCCTCCGTGGAGGACTACCTGGCCTTCACCCGCATCCGGGTCGAAGCTCTCAACCACGCCCTCCGCGGCCTGCCGGAGGAGCAGATCCGGTTCCACCTCTGTTGGGGCAGCTGGCACGGCCCGCACACCACCGACCTCGAATTCCGTTACCTCGTCGAGACCATGTTGGAGATCAACGCCGGGTCCTATTCGTTCGAGGGTGCCAACGCCCGCCACGAACACGAATGGCGCATCTGGGAGGATGTGACCCTGCCGGACGGCAAGCAGATCGTTCCCGGCGTCATCGGCCACGCCACCAATGTCGTCGAGCACCCAGAGCTCGTGGCCGACCGGATCGAGCGCTTCGCGAACGTCGTCGGCCGCGAGAACGTGATCGCCTCCACCGACTGCGGTCTCGGCGGCCGCATCCACCCGCAGATCGCCTGGGCGAAACTCGACGCCCTCGTGGCCGGCGCCGAGCTGGCCACCACGAGGCTGTGGGCGCGGAACGGCGTAACCATCCCGTAA
- a CDS encoding protealysin inhibitor emfourin → MKVVVSRSGGIAGLRVTWDVQVDEQPDAAAWMQFLEELPWDEAEDTTPAVDRYVYRIRCAPHEVVLAEPQVRGAWKDLIDRVRAASER, encoded by the coding sequence ATGAAGGTCGTCGTCTCACGCAGCGGGGGGATCGCTGGGCTCCGGGTCACCTGGGACGTGCAGGTCGACGAACAGCCGGATGCGGCGGCCTGGATGCAGTTCCTGGAGGAGCTGCCCTGGGACGAGGCCGAAGACACGACACCGGCCGTTGACCGCTATGTGTACCGTATCCGCTGCGCACCGCACGAGGTCGTGCTCGCCGAACCCCAGGTGCGCGGCGCCTGGAAGGACCTGATCGACAGGGTGCGGGCGGCCAGCGAGCGCTGA
- a CDS encoding M4 family metallopeptidase, translating to MTGRHPTQSPVPTVHCGIVPPYLLAHLAEVDDPRYSAAAAAARRSLQLDAPIRNLRLGDRHPTAAPLPPASAVPGVTTRTISDAGHLQRLPGRVVRTEGQPPVADVAVNEAYTGLGDTHGLYWSQYQRDSIDGRGLPLDATVHYGRDYDNAFWDGERMVFGDGDGEVFNRFTISLSVIAHELTHGVTQYSANLVYQGQSGALNESVSDVFGALVEQYALGQDTATASWLIGAGLFTEEVQGQALRSMKAPGTAYDDDVLGTDPQPDSMSGYVDTEDDYGGVHLNSGIPNRAFYLVADAIGGNAWEAPGQIWYDTLTGPDLTATATFAVFARATEAAAIRRYGSGSLEHEAVRGGWQGVGITLDPLRAAS from the coding sequence ATGACAGGCAGACACCCCACCCAGAGCCCCGTCCCCACCGTTCACTGCGGCATCGTGCCGCCGTATCTCCTCGCGCACCTGGCCGAGGTCGATGACCCGCGTTACTCGGCCGCGGCGGCGGCCGCCAGACGTTCCCTGCAGCTCGACGCCCCCATCCGCAACCTGCGGTTGGGCGACCGCCACCCCACCGCGGCGCCCCTGCCGCCGGCTTCGGCCGTGCCCGGGGTCACCACGCGCACCATCAGCGACGCCGGCCACCTGCAGAGACTGCCCGGCCGGGTCGTGCGCACGGAGGGCCAGCCGCCTGTCGCCGATGTGGCGGTCAACGAGGCCTACACCGGCCTGGGCGACACCCACGGGCTCTACTGGAGCCAGTACCAGCGCGACTCCATCGACGGGCGCGGCCTGCCGCTGGACGCCACGGTGCACTACGGCCGCGACTACGACAACGCGTTCTGGGACGGCGAGCGGATGGTGTTCGGCGACGGCGACGGCGAGGTCTTCAACAGGTTCACGATCTCGTTGAGCGTGATCGCGCACGAGCTCACCCACGGCGTGACCCAGTACAGCGCCAATCTCGTCTATCAGGGCCAGTCCGGTGCCCTCAATGAATCGGTCTCCGACGTGTTCGGTGCCCTCGTCGAGCAGTACGCACTGGGCCAGGACACCGCTACGGCCAGCTGGCTGATCGGAGCCGGGCTGTTCACCGAGGAGGTGCAGGGACAGGCGTTGCGCTCCATGAAGGCGCCGGGCACCGCCTACGACGACGATGTGCTCGGAACCGACCCGCAGCCCGACTCGATGTCCGGCTACGTGGACACCGAGGACGACTACGGCGGAGTGCACCTCAATTCGGGTATCCCGAACCGGGCGTTCTACCTGGTGGCCGACGCCATCGGCGGCAACGCCTGGGAGGCTCCGGGACAGATCTGGTACGACACCCTCACCGGCCCGGATCTGACCGCCACCGCCACCTTCGCGGTGTTCGCGCGCGCCACGGAGGCGGCGGCCATCCGGCGCTACGGATCTGGGTCCCTCGAACACGAAGCGGTCAGAGGCGGCTGGCAGGGCGTGGGGATCACCCTCGATCCGCTGCGCGCGGCGTCCTGA
- a CDS encoding SDR family NAD(P)-dependent oxidoreductase — translation MVSAVTPDRFAGQTAIVTGAGSGIGKATAVRLAQEGARVIAGDVVPARLQELLDQYADLDIVTVDGDISHEDTTTRLVAAANGRIDVVANVAGVMDGFLPVAEVDDATWDRVFGINVTGMMRLLRAALPVMVAGGGGSIVNVSSEAGLRGGAAGVAYTASKHAVIGLTRNTSVMYSAQGIRCNAVAPGGVQTNIEAPMLSPLAGSVLGPVFQHVLPPVATSEQLAAAITWLASTDAANVTGVVLASDGGWSAL, via the coding sequence ATGGTTTCAGCCGTGACCCCGGACCGGTTCGCCGGCCAGACCGCGATCGTCACTGGAGCAGGCTCCGGCATCGGCAAGGCGACAGCTGTGCGCCTCGCGCAGGAGGGCGCCAGGGTGATCGCCGGTGACGTCGTTCCCGCCCGGCTGCAGGAGCTTCTCGACCAGTACGCCGACCTCGACATCGTCACTGTCGACGGCGACATCAGCCACGAAGACACCACGACCCGGCTGGTGGCCGCGGCCAACGGCCGCATCGACGTCGTCGCCAACGTCGCCGGCGTCATGGACGGCTTCCTGCCCGTCGCCGAGGTCGACGACGCCACCTGGGACCGCGTCTTCGGCATCAACGTGACCGGGATGATGCGGCTGCTCAGGGCGGCCCTGCCGGTCATGGTGGCCGGCGGTGGCGGCTCCATCGTCAACGTCTCCTCCGAGGCCGGCCTGCGCGGCGGTGCGGCCGGGGTGGCGTACACGGCCTCCAAGCACGCCGTGATCGGCCTCACCCGCAACACCTCGGTGATGTACTCCGCCCAGGGCATCCGCTGCAACGCCGTCGCCCCCGGCGGTGTGCAGACCAATATCGAGGCCCCGATGCTGTCGCCCCTGGCCGGGTCGGTGCTCGGGCCGGTGTTCCAGCACGTGTTGCCGCCCGTGGCCACCTCGGAGCAGCTCGCCGCCGCGATCACCTGGCTCGCCAGTACCGACGCGGCGAACGTCACCGGCGTGGTCCTGGCGTCGGATGGCGGCTGGTCGGCCCTGTGA
- a CDS encoding LLM class flavin-dependent oxidoreductase, producing the protein MRYGIVILPQFAWPEARRRWQGAEQYGFDHAWTYDHLSWRSLADQPWHATIPTLAAAAAVTDRVRLGTFVASPNFRHPVPFAKEIATVDEISGGRLTLGVGSGGTGFDAFVLGQPTYTPRQRHDRFAEFVTDLDQLLRHEEPGAGGFSFSGDWFTAVDARMVGRPAQSPRVPFVIAANGPKGLRLVAEHAAGWVTTGADGAVGEDWWNAVAALSHRLDDTLAAAGREPGTLDRYLSLDSGGAYSLQSLGAFDDAVGRAAELGFTDVISHWPRADGIYAGSESVLDEVAARLA; encoded by the coding sequence ATGCGCTATGGAATTGTGATCCTGCCCCAGTTCGCCTGGCCGGAAGCCCGCCGGCGGTGGCAAGGCGCCGAGCAGTACGGTTTCGACCATGCCTGGACCTACGACCACCTCTCCTGGCGCAGCCTCGCCGATCAGCCGTGGCACGCCACCATTCCCACGCTGGCCGCGGCCGCGGCGGTCACCGACCGGGTCCGGCTCGGCACCTTCGTGGCGTCACCGAATTTCCGGCATCCGGTGCCGTTCGCCAAGGAGATCGCCACCGTCGACGAGATCTCCGGCGGACGCCTCACGCTCGGGGTGGGATCCGGCGGAACGGGCTTCGACGCCTTCGTGCTGGGCCAGCCGACGTACACGCCGCGCCAACGGCACGACAGATTCGCCGAGTTCGTCACCGACCTGGACCAGCTGCTGCGCCACGAGGAGCCCGGCGCGGGTGGCTTCAGCTTCTCGGGTGACTGGTTCACCGCGGTGGACGCACGCATGGTGGGCCGGCCGGCCCAGAGCCCGCGGGTGCCGTTCGTGATCGCGGCCAACGGGCCCAAGGGGCTGAGGCTCGTGGCCGAGCATGCCGCCGGCTGGGTGACCACCGGAGCCGACGGCGCCGTGGGCGAGGACTGGTGGAACGCGGTGGCGGCCCTGTCGCACCGGCTCGACGACACCCTCGCCGCGGCGGGCCGCGAACCAGGCACCCTCGACAGGTACCTGTCGCTCGACAGCGGCGGGGCATACTCGCTGCAGAGCCTCGGCGCCTTCGACGACGCCGTCGGGCGCGCCGCCGAGCTCGGCTTCACCGATGTGATCAGCCACTGGCCGCGCGCCGACGGCATCTACGCCGGTTCGGAGTCGGTCCTCGACGAGGTCGCCGCCCGCCTGGCCTGA
- a CDS encoding uroporphyrinogen-III synthase, translating to MGDTVNDIGIEAGLPGFRPDQLEGFRIGVTSDRRSEDLIAAFERRGGDVLHAPAIRIAAAADDSQITADTAAIIAARPDILLATTSYGVRRWFEAADAAGLGHDLTTTLEHSRIFVRGPKARGAIRAANLDDSGMSDEETTRSLVDKVLGEGAAGLTVAVQLHGFTDESQIERLRDAGATVLTVAPYRWLLPEDSSRVLKLIDAVCTGSLDAVTFTSAPAVEALFGAADGVGRLDALQEALRGPVVAAAVGHVTAAPLVAAGITPIVPERFRMGALIKLVCDYLADERVLRLDSRHGLVELRGRQVRVAGTSAMLPPTSLTLLRALLAARGSVLSRADLTAALPEIQDDHAVDVAISRLRQALPVPALVATVIKRGYRIDV from the coding sequence ATCGGAGACACCGTTAACGACATCGGAATCGAAGCCGGACTGCCCGGCTTCCGCCCGGACCAGCTCGAGGGCTTCCGCATCGGCGTCACTTCCGACCGCAGAAGCGAAGACCTGATCGCTGCGTTCGAGAGACGTGGCGGCGACGTCCTGCACGCCCCGGCCATCCGCATCGCGGCCGCTGCCGACGACTCACAGATCACCGCGGACACCGCCGCGATCATCGCCGCACGCCCCGACATCCTGTTGGCGACCACGTCGTACGGGGTGCGTCGCTGGTTCGAGGCGGCGGATGCGGCCGGGCTCGGCCACGACCTCACCACCACCCTCGAGCACAGCCGTATCTTCGTGCGCGGCCCCAAGGCGCGCGGCGCGATCCGCGCCGCCAACCTCGACGACTCCGGCATGAGCGACGAGGAGACCACCCGTTCGCTCGTGGACAAGGTGCTCGGCGAGGGCGCCGCCGGGCTCACCGTTGCCGTGCAGCTGCACGGGTTCACCGACGAGTCCCAGATCGAACGCCTGCGCGACGCGGGGGCCACCGTGCTCACCGTCGCCCCCTACCGCTGGCTGCTGCCGGAGGATTCGAGCCGGGTGCTCAAACTCATCGACGCCGTCTGCACGGGCTCCCTGGACGCCGTGACGTTCACCAGCGCTCCGGCCGTCGAGGCGCTGTTCGGCGCAGCGGATGGCGTCGGCAGGCTCGACGCGTTGCAGGAGGCCCTGCGCGGACCGGTGGTGGCCGCCGCGGTCGGCCACGTCACCGCCGCTCCCCTCGTGGCCGCCGGCATCACACCGATCGTGCCGGAGCGGTTCCGCATGGGCGCGCTCATCAAGCTGGTCTGCGACTACCTGGCCGACGAGCGCGTGCTGCGCCTGGACAGCCGGCACGGGCTGGTGGAACTGCGCGGCCGGCAGGTTCGGGTGGCCGGCACATCCGCCATGCTGCCGCCGACCTCGCTGACGCTCCTGCGCGCACTTCTCGCCGCACGCGGGTCGGTGCTCTCCCGGGCCGACCTCACGGCCGCGCTACCCGAGATCCAGGACGACCACGCCGTGGACGTGGCCATCAGCCGGCTGCGCCAGGCCCTACCGGTGCCCGCGCTGGTCGCCACCGTCATCAAGCGCGGCTACCGCATCGACGTCTAG
- the cobA gene encoding uroporphyrinogen-III C-methyltransferase: MPTPSLDISLNVSGRRVLVLGGSRPARRVIARYVAAGAVVYLAADTFEVPNPQVRPVAWPHSPALWRDLVSAVDLVVVVDVPAEAQPLVAAACAERSVWLTREAAAPVSRPGHVTLVGGGPGDDDLLTVAALTALRGADIVYYDRLGPRALIDEWAPGAELVNVGKLPGHHAVPQVEIERMLVASALSGLTVVRLKGGDPFVFGRGGEEMAACRAAGVPVTVISGVTSAIAVPALAGIPVTHRDVSRLFTVLSGHVPLSEDELAHLVGLGGTIVVLMGVGTLPHLASGLARHGMRADMPIAIIERGFSTQQRTTVADIDTVVRVAGEVGARSPAVLVIGEVVRLAQCDDAAAVAVLANAATLSGQR, translated from the coding sequence ATGCCGACACCGTCGCTCGACATTTCGCTGAACGTCTCCGGCCGCCGCGTGCTCGTGCTCGGCGGCAGCCGTCCCGCACGCCGTGTGATCGCCCGCTACGTGGCCGCCGGCGCCGTGGTCTACCTCGCGGCCGACACGTTCGAGGTGCCCAACCCGCAGGTGCGCCCGGTGGCCTGGCCGCACTCCCCCGCGCTCTGGCGCGACCTCGTCTCCGCCGTCGACCTCGTCGTGGTCGTCGATGTTCCCGCCGAGGCCCAGCCGCTGGTCGCCGCTGCCTGCGCCGAACGGTCGGTCTGGCTCACCCGTGAGGCGGCCGCTCCGGTCTCCCGGCCCGGCCATGTCACCCTCGTCGGCGGCGGCCCCGGCGACGACGACCTGCTCACGGTCGCCGCGCTCACCGCGCTCCGCGGTGCCGACATCGTCTATTACGACAGGCTCGGGCCGCGCGCCTTGATCGACGAGTGGGCTCCGGGCGCCGAGTTGGTGAACGTGGGCAAGCTTCCGGGCCACCACGCCGTGCCGCAGGTCGAGATCGAACGGATGCTCGTGGCCAGCGCCCTGTCCGGCCTCACCGTCGTTCGCCTCAAGGGCGGCGACCCGTTCGTGTTCGGTCGCGGCGGCGAGGAGATGGCCGCCTGCCGTGCCGCCGGCGTGCCGGTCACCGTCATTTCCGGGGTCACCAGCGCCATCGCCGTGCCGGCGCTCGCGGGCATCCCGGTGACCCACCGCGATGTCTCGCGCCTGTTCACCGTGCTGAGCGGCCACGTGCCGCTCAGCGAAGACGAACTGGCCCACCTGGTGGGCCTGGGCGGCACCATCGTTGTGCTCATGGGCGTGGGCACCCTGCCGCACCTGGCGAGCGGCCTGGCCCGCCACGGCATGCGTGCCGACATGCCCATCGCCATCATCGAACGCGGCTTCTCCACGCAGCAGCGCACCACGGTGGCCGACATCGACACCGTGGTGCGGGTGGCCGGCGAGGTCGGCGCGCGCTCCCCAGCCGTGCTCGTGATCGGCGAGGTCGTGCGGCTGGCCCAGTGCGACGACGCCGCGGCCGTAGCGGTGCTCGCGAACGCCGCTACACTCTCAGGCCAGAGGTAA